The Candidatus Binatus sp. DNA segment CGCGTTGGCTCTCGACTACCGCGTCGCGACGCGAGATCTCCGCAGCTTCCCGCGCATCCCGGGACTCAAGACTCTGCTGTTGTAGAGTGCGCCGCGTCCCGTCATTCCGAGCGCAGCGAGGAATTCCGGATCCGGGTTCCCTCGTCGCAAGGCTCACTCGGGATGACACGGAACGACCCACTCCGTCATCTTGAGCGGAGGCTGCCGGAGTCGAAAGATCTCGATGTTCGACATATGCGCCGCATTCCAAGACGAACCCGCTACGATCGATTCCCCCCACGACATTCTGAAGCGACGGCTGCACAGCAGAAGAATCCCGGATTTTTTACCCTGACGCGCGATCCAGCACCTCATCGCCTCGGCGCTGCGCTCCTCGGCCGCCTCTCCCGCAAAAAAGCGGGCGAGGTATCGGGCGGCAGCCTCAGCTCAAGGTGCCAGCTCCGCTCACGATTACGGAAGAGTCGCACCGCTGCGGATCATGCAGAACCTCTATCGTTTAGCAGTATTGCGCATACTTCTAACAGCGCGTAGCGCGCATCTTAATTTTATTGCGATTCGGCCCTGCGGCCCGAAGTCGGCTTCGCGTCACCCAGGGGAGCGCCCTTCGAGGCTCAGGCTAAACTCCACCCGGGTGGAGTTCGCATCCCCTTTCTTCATCCCGACAGATTTGCTTTGAACAACTTGAGCGTGCGCTCCCACGCGTCTTTCGCCTCCCCAGGGGCGTACACATCGGTGCGCGTATCGTTGAAAAATCCGTGCGAGCATCCGTCGTAAACTTTCACTTCGCCCGCCTTGCTGAATTTTTTCAGCGCTGCGGCGAGCCGATCGACGTCTGCGCGCTGAATCCATCCGTCGTTCTCGCCGTATGCGTAAAAGATCGGACACCCGAGATCCCTTAACTTCTCGTCGCTCGGGATCTCGCCGTAAAACGGCGCCGACGCCGATATCTCTTTGCTCTCGCACGGCAGCAGCATCGCGTAGCTGCCGCCCATGCAATAGCCGGTCACGCCGATCCGCGATTGCTGCGTCTGCTTCTGCGCGCGCATCCAGGTCAGCGTCGATTTCAGATCCGCGATGCCGTCTTCCTTTTTCAGACCGCCCATCAGTTCGGCCGCGAGATTCGGCTCCGCAGCGACCTTGTTTCCCTGGCGCGAATAAAGATCCGGCGCGATCGCAAAATATCCTTCGCGCGCAAAACGCCGCGCGACGTCGCGGATATGATCGTTCAGCCCCCACCATTCCTGGATCACGATCACCGCAGGGCACGGTCCGCCCCCCGCCGGTTCCGCGATGAATGCCTTGATCTCGCACGCCGCGCCCTTGTAACTCGCCTCTCGCGTCAGGATGTCCGGAGATGCCATTTCCGTTTACCTCTTCTTTGAATATTCTCGCGTGCGCGATTTATTCCGCTGCCGATACCGGGATGAAACCCACCGTGCCGTTTTTCATCTTGATCTGCAGGAACTCGCCCGTGATGCCGGTGACGTGCACATACTTTTTGCGGCGGACCTGTCCGATCGCGTGGCTGGTGACGTCCGGATTTTCGTAAACCGACGAGTTCTTGGTCAGCAGAAACAGCTTGTTGAGCGGTTTGATCTTCGCCGGCCCTCCGGACGTGGACGCCGTCATCGTCGATGGCGCCGTTGCCGCGACCGGCGCCGGCGGCACGGCCGCAGCGGGCAGCAACTTCGCGTCGATTGCCCTTACCTGGTCGTATTCGACGTTGGCTTCGGCGGACCGGCCGGGTTCCGCCGCGAGCAGATTGCCGAGCGCCAGATGCGCCTGCGCATCCTTGGGAACGAGCCCGATCGCGGCGCGAATTTCAGCTTCCGCTTCCATCAATTTGCCCTGCTTGCGCAATGCTTCGGCCAGTTGCAGATGATGATTCGGGCGCTCCGGCTCGAGGATCACCGCGGCGCGGAACTGATTCTCCGCCGATCCCATCTGATTCTGATCGACGAACAGATTTCCCAGCACCACGTGCGTCGCGGCGTTTTTCGGATCCGTTTCGAGCACCTTCATGAACTCGACCTGGGCCGGACCGGCCTTATGCTCGAACACGTACAGATTGCCGAGCGCGATATGCGTCCGCGGATCGTTCGGCGCAACCTTGATTGCCTCGAGATAAGCGGCTTCCGCCTCCGGCAACTTCGTCGCCTGCATCGCGGCGTCGCCCTGAGCGAGGTAGTCATCGGCGTTCTTTCGATGGCATCCGGCCACCGCCAGGAAAACTGCGGCCAGCGCGATCATTCTAATTTGCCAGGTCAGATTGGTCCGTCGTTTCGTCAGCATCTCAACTCCTTCGGCCTTCCACCCGGCTCTTCGATGGCGGTAACCGTTGCAAGCACGTTCTTCGATCATGTTGGATTGGCGGTCTGAACCATGTCAAGCCGGACTGCTCGCGCGCTGCGCCATCGATCGATTCACCGTTTTAATGCGCTCGTGCGGTAGGTTATAAGTTACCCCGTGCGCTCGATTCTTATCGCAGCCAAGCAACTCGAACTCGCCAAGACGCGGCTCGCCAGCGTATTGCCGCCCGGCGAGCGGATAGCGCTGGCCGACGCGATGTTTCGCGACGTACTCGCCGCCGCGACGCGTTCGCGCATCGCAGATCAGGTCGCCGTCGTGAGTTCCGATCGCAGGCTGCTCGGCTACGCGCGCGATGCCGGCGCGCTGCCGATCGATGAGGAATTTCCGCGCGGCCTCAACGCCGCCGTCGCGCTCGCGAGCGCCGTACTCAAGGTGCGCGGCGCCAACACCGTATGCACCGTGCTGTCGGATATCCCGCTGACCACTGCCGATGACATCGACCAGGTGTTCGCTGCGATGCCGTCCGGATGCGGCGCGGTGCTGGTCCCATCCGGCGATTTCTCCGGCACCAACGTGATCTGCCGCTCGCCCGCCGACGTTGTGGCGACTCATTTCGGCCGGATGAGCCTGCTGCGCCATCTCGACGATTGCCGCACATCCGATCTTCCAGCTAAAGTGCTGCGACTTGCCCGGCCTGCGCTCGACCTGGACGTCATCACGGATCTGATCGAGTTCGTTCGCGCCGGGTCATCCACCTACACGCATAATCACTTGGCTCGCCTCGGGATTGCCGACCACTAAGAAAAACTGGACCGAATGTCGATCGTAATTCTGATTGAGCGCCTCGGCGCCCTCGTCCTCGACGGCATCCTCCAGTTGGGTGCGTTCGTCCTGTTCCTGCTGAACGCGCTCTTCTACGCGATCGTGCCACCGTACAAGCCTCGCTTGCTGATTCGCCAGATCCGCAATATCGGCGCGGACTCGCTGTTCCTGATCGTTCTGATCGCCGCCTTCACCGGCATGGTGCTGGGCCTGCAAGGCTACAACGCACTGCATCGTTTCGGCTCGGATACCGCCCTCGGCACTGTCGTCGCGCTGATCCTCGTGCGCGAGCTTGGCCCGGTCCTCGCCGCGCTGATGATCGCCGCTCGCGCCGGCTCCGCGATGGCGGCCGAACTCGGCTCGATGCAGGCGACGGAGCAAATCGACGCGCTGACCGTGATGGCGATCAACCCCATCCAGTACCTCGTCTCGCCGCGAGTGCTGGCGGGAATCGTGGCCTTTCCCTTGCTCACTTCAATCTTCGACGTGATCGGAATCTGGGGCGGCTATGTGATCGGCGTCGATTTGCTCGGCGCTCCCTCCGGCCCGTACTTTAATGGAATCGCATCCAACCTTGTTTCGCACGACATCGCGATCGGCCTCTACAAGGCGCTGGTTTTCGGCGTGGTCGTGATGTGGGTATGCTGCTACAAAGGTTACTATGCTGAGCGGATGGCGACCGGCGTAAGCCGTGCCACTACTGAAGCTGTAGTGTTGTCCAGCGTGTTAATACTTGCTTGGGACTATTTTCTTACTTCGGTATTATTGTGATCGAACACCAATCAACATGAGCGATCAAACGACGAATAACGACGGCAGCAACGCGATCAATGTCCGCGACCTGCGCCGTCGCTTCGGCCAGCAACAGGTTCTCGACGGCGTCACGCTCGATATTCCCGCCGGTCAGATCACCACGATCGTCGGACCGAGCGGATCGGGCAAAACCGTCTTTCTGAAGCATCTGAATTTGCTCCTGCGGCCCGACTCAGGCCAGATCGTGATCGATAAAATCGACGTCACCCGGCTCCGCGGCGCGGCGGTCAACGCGGTGCGCGAGAAATTCGGGATGCTCTTTCAGGCCGGTGCGCTGTTCGACTCGATGAGCGTGTTCGACAACGTCGCGTTTCCGCTGGTCGAGAAAACCGACATGGCGAGATCTGAAATCGAGCATCGCGTGCTGGAAACTCTGAAAGCCGTGGGCCTCGAAGGGATGGAGCGCAAATATCCCTCCCAGATGAGCGGCGGGATGCAGAAGCGGGCGGCGCTCGCGCGCGCGCTCGTCCGCCGGCCCAAAATCCTGATGCTCGACGAACCCACGACCGGGCTTGATCCCAGCCGCACAGGTGCTATTCACGACTTGATTCGCCGCACCCAGAAAAATTTCGAGCTGACGGCTGTGATGGTGAGCCACGATGTGCCAGCGGTGTTTGAAGTATCCGATCGGGTCGCGTTTCTTCATCGCGGCAAGACTCATCTAAACGGCGCCGTGGACGAAGTGATGGCCGCCGATGACGACGTATTCAAGCGCTTCCTCGCGGGCAAGGCTTCCGGCGACGAGAATGAAGCCCTCGCGGGCTGAATAAGGACTATGTACGCAAGCCGCACCACTCAATTCATCGTCGGGATCTTCGCTATCCTGGGAATAGTCGCGCTCGCGATTCTCTCCTTCTCGCTTGGCAAGATTTCGCTGGTCGAACAACCGGGGTACACGCTTTACGCCAATTTCGATAACATTGCTGGCTTGAAAACCGGCAATCAGATCGAACTGGCCGGCGTCGAGATCGGCAAGGTCGCCAAAATCGGCCTGCACGACGCTCGCGCGCGGGTCGCTTTGCGCATCCAGAAAGGCGTCCAGATCGACAACGACGCCATCGCCGGCGTCAAGAGCGCCGGACTGCTCGGCGACAAGTACGTTTCGATAGCGCTTGGCCCCGGCGATAAAATACTCAAGGACGGCGACATCATCCGCGAGACGCAATCGTCATTCGTGCTCGAAGATGCGATCGGCCAGGTAATCAACAATATCGGCAGCGGCGGCGGCAGCAAGGAATCCGAGCAGGGTGCGGACAAGAGCCCGCCTGCCGAAAAGCCCGCCCCAACCGCGAAGGAAAAAGGTAAGTAGTCAATCGAGCAGGTCTATGAATACGCAATCTTCAAACTCGCCGCGGTTCCCGAGGTCGATTAATCCGCGTGGCGCAACGCTGACGCTACTCCTGATACTCGTCGTCGCCACGATTCTGCCGATAGCATCCGCGCGCGCCGCCGTCGATCCGATCACCACGGTGCAGAACACCGTCAATCAGTCCTTGACCGTGCTCCGCGACAAGCAGACGCCGCTCGCGCAGCGCCAGGATCAACTTCGCAGCATCGTCGCCGGCACTTTTGAATTCACCGAGATGGGCAAATCCGCGCTCGGCTACCATTGGCGCCAAATCACGCCCGAGCAGCAGAAAGAGTTCACCTCCGTTTTCGTGTCGTTTATCCAAGACTCCTACCTGAGCAAGATTTCCGATTATCGCGGGCCCGATTACCAAGTAAATTTTCTCGGCGCCCGCAGTGACGGTCCCGGGTTCGCGCAGGTCAACACCGATATCATTCGCGCGGGCAAGGATCCCATCCACGTGAACTACCGGCTGCAGAAGCAGGGCGACGAATGGAAGATCTACGACGTCACGGTGGACGCGATCAGCATCATCGCGAACTACCGCAATCAATTTAACCGCGTCATGAATAACCAAGGATACGCGACCCTGATCAATGACCTCAAAGGCAAGCAGGCGTCGCTCGCGGCGCGGCTCGCCACCCGCTGATTCTTCATCGATCGAGCGAGCGTTGCGAGGCCGCTCAGGTTGTGGAATCCTGACCGATTCATGAGTAAGATAACGCGCTAATCGCACAGGACCTACGGCGGCTCGATTCACCTCGCGGGTCGAAACCGCCACGGAGATCAAAATGACTCGTTGTCCGAAACCAGCCGGAGATGCCGGCGCGCTCCGAACGCTTGTCGCAGCGTTGATCATCGCGGGCTTTAGCTTTGCCGCGCCGGCCCGCGCCCAGAATGCTGCCCCGCTCGGAACTCCTCAGCAACCGTCTGCGTCCGCGCCGCTTCCCGGCGAGAACAACCAGGGCGGCTACGACGATCCGCTCGCGCCCTTCAACGAAAAGATGTTCACCTTCAACCTGAAGCTCGACGACTGGATCCTGCGTCCCGTCGCCAGCGGCTATGCCGCGATTGCGCCCCAACCGGTCCGCGAAAGCGTCGGCCGCTTCTTCGAAAACGCCCGCGTCATCCCGCGCTTCGCCAATAACCTCTTCCAGCTCAAGCTGGCCGAGGCGGGAGGCGAGGTTGCGCGCTTCGGAATCAATTCCACATTGGGCGTCGTCGGACTGTTCGATCCCGCCGACGAATGGTTCGGCATCAAGGAGCATCCCAACGATTTCGGACTCACGATTCGCTACTACGATATCCCGACCGGGCCATACGTGATGCTCCCGGTCCTCGGGCCTTCGACGATCGGCGACGCGATCGGCATCGCCGCCGACGGTGCGATGGATCCGATCAGCTACTTCGTCCCGTTCTACGTTTCGATCGCAGTCAGCGTCGGCCGCAAGGGCATCGACGCGGTGAACTACCGATCACTGCATCTCGACCTGTTCGAGCAGGCCGATCGTTATGCGATCGATCTGTACGGCGCGGTTCAGGATGCGTACCTGCAAACCCGCATGCATGACGTAAAGGTCCTGCACGAAGAGCGATGGTAGCCTGATCGCAGCGCAACTTAACCGTCACATCTGAAAGCCAGCGCCGCGGGACAATCGTCTCGCGGCGCTTTAGTTTTAGATTGAAATGTGGCGGGGCGAGAATCAGTTCACGTGTTCCCACGCGTGATACGAACTGCGCACCAGCGGCCCCGCCTCGACATGATGAAATCCCATCGCGAGCGCCTCGAGCTTGAGCTCCGCAAACTCAGCCGGCGTGACGTAGCGCGCCACCTCGATATGCTCCTTCGAGGGCCTGAGATACTGCCCGAGCGTCAGGATGTCGCATCCGACGCCACGCAAATCGCCGATCACCTCGAGTAGTTCCGTAGTCGATTCGCCCAGCCCCAGCATCACGCCGGCCTTGGTGAACATCCGCTTGCCCGATGATCGCGCCGCCGTCTTCGCATGGCGCAGCACCGCGAGCGATCGCGCATAGTTGCCGCCGGGACGAACGTTGCGATACAGGCTCGGCACCGTCTCGATATTGTGATTATAAACGTCGATCGGCGAAGCGACGACGGTCTCGACGCTCGCAAACGATCCCTGGAAATCCGGCACCAGCACTTCGACCCGCGCCGCCGGCGACTCGGCCTTGATTGCCCGCGCAGTCGCCGCAAAATGCGCCGCGCCTCCATCTTCCAGATCGTCGCGATCGACCGACGTCACCACCACGTGCTCGAGGCCGAGCTTCGCGACCGCCTCCGCGATTCGGCGCGGCTCGTCCGCGTCGAGCGGCCGCACCTTGCCGTGCGCCACCGCGCAGTACGGACAATTGCGCGTGCATACGTCGCCCATCAGCATGAAGGTGGCCGTGCGATGCGAAAAGCATTCGCCGATATTCGGACAGCACGCTTCCTGGCAAACCGTATGCAGCTTCAATTCGCCGAGAATCGACTTGGTGCGGAAATACTCAGGCGATACCGGCGCGCGCACCTTGATCCAATCAGGATGTCGTCGTTCTGCCATTCTTACTCTTGAATCTTCTCCGATTCCGCCCTTCCCATATTAACAGCGCGTAGCGCGCATCTTCTCTATCGCCACGGGAAGCCCGAAACCTCGTGAGGTTTCGGATCTCTTCTTCCGTTCCCTTCTTTCATTTCGATCATCGATCCATAGCCGAACACGCGCTGGAAGCTGTCGCGCATCGCGATTCTGAACTCGTCGATCGAAACCTCGCGATTCTTGAGCGCCGCCATCGACGTCATTTCACAGCCCTCGATTCCGCACGGCACGATAGAATCGAAGAAACTCAAATCGGTACTCACATTCAGCGCGAAACCGTGATACGTCACCCAGCGCCGGATACCAACTCCGATTGAACCGATCTTCCGCGCGCCGACCCACACGCCGGTCAGACCCTCGCGCCGATTTGCCTCGATGCCGAAATTGGCGAGCGCCTCGATCATCGCTTGCTCGAGACTGCGCAGATATTTCGAGACGTCGCGCGCGCGCCCGTCCAGCTTCAGAATCGGATAGCCTACTAATTGCCCGGGCCCGTGATAAGTCACCTGCCCGCCGCGCGATACGCGCCGTATCGGCACTGCGTCCGGTTTCGCCACGATGAATCGTTCGTCGGCGCCGCGCCCCAGCGTGAACACGTGCGGATGCTCCAACAGCAGCAACGTATCCTCGATCTCGTCTGCGATTCGCGCCTCCAGCAACTCGGTCTGCAAGCCGAGCGCCGCGTCGTAATCGACGATTCCGAGGCTCGCCACCCGCAATGTCCGCCCCACTGTCAAAGTGATCGCCTTCGCCTTTGCATCTCAGAAATTGATCGCCTCGCCCTCGGCCGCCAGCGCCGCTTCCATGATCGCTTCTGACATCGTTGGATGAGGATGCACCGTCTTGCCGATTTCGGCGGTCGTCGTTTCGAGCGTCTTGCCGAGCACCACTTCGGAAATAATATCGGTCGCGCCGTGACCGATAATCTGGCATCCGATCACCTCGCCATACTTTTTCGTCGCAACGATCTTCACGAAGCCCTCGGCCTCGCCGATCGCGACCGCCTTGCCGTTTGTGCGAAATGGAATCTTGCCGACTTTCACCTCGATCCCGCGCGCTTTTGCGTCCGCCTCGCTAAGCCCGACCGTCGCGACTTCCGGCTGGCAGTAGATGCATCCCGGAATCGACAGCAAATCGAAGCCCGGCTCGCGCACACCTGCCATTATTTCCACCGCCGCGATTCCTTCGGCGCTCGCCTTATGCGCCAGCAGTGGCGGGCGAATCACGTCGCCGATCGCATAGATGCTCGGCACCGTCGTCTGAAACGAATCGTTGATTTTTATGAAGCCGCCGCGCTCGACCTCGATCCCGAGTTTTTCAAGTCCGATATTTTTGCTGAGAGGAGTGCGCCCGACCGCAACCAGCACCGCCTCCGCCTCGATCGATTTGTCGATGCCATCGGCGTTCACCGTGACTGACCACAGGTCGCCGCTCCGCGCCATCGACTTGTAGCCGTGCCCCAGCATCACTGTAACTTTGCGTTTGACGAACGCCCGGCGCAGTTCTTCGGCAAGCTCCGAGTCGAAGCCGGGCAGCATCTGCTTTTCGAGTTCGACGATCGTCACCGTCGAGCCAAAAGCGTTGTAGAAGTATCCGAACTCGAGGCCGATCGCGCCGGCGCCGATCACGATCACGCTCGCCGGCAGGCGATCCAGCACCAGCGCTTCCTTGCTGGTGATCACGCCGTCGCCGATTTTCATGCCCGGAAAGAGCCGCTCGCCCGATCCCGCCGCGATCAGAATCCGCTCGCCTTCGAGCGACGCGGCGGCGGGCGGCGCCTTGCCTTCGACCGGCTTGAGCGCGACCGAATTGGGCCCGGTGATCGCCGCGTCGGCCTCGAAATAATCGACCTTGTTCTTCTTCAGCAGGAAGCTCACGCCGCGCGCGAGCTTGTCGGCCGCGGCGCGCGAGCGCGCAATCACCTTGGCGAAGTCGAAGCGCACCTCGCCGACTTCGATTCCATGCTCCTTCGCCGCGCCGCGAATCGTATCCATCGCGCCCGCCGAGTTGAGCAGCGCCTTCGACGGGATACATCCCCAGTTAAGGCAGACGCCGCCGGGGCGATCGCGCTCGATCACCGCGACCCGCATTTTTAGCTGGCTGGCGCGAATCGCCGCCACGTATCCGCCGGGTCCCGAGCCGATCACCACCAGGTCATAGCGTGCGTTTGCCAAGATTAAGTCCCTTCAAGAATCAGCGAAGCCTTGCGAGGCTTTCCAACAAATAAGTTTCCGCGAGCGTCAGCGAAGCTTTGTTCGACGCGTCCGGCGCCGTTCTCCCGTCGTTATCCAAAGCCAACTCGTCTACCGCATCAACGATACGACGATCGCGCTCGACAGTCATCCGAATAGCTCTCCCGCTATTTCACGGAAGGAGCGCCTGCCCTGAGCGCCGAAGCGCGCCGCTCTTCTGAAGTATGAGGACGGTCGCATCGATCTTCGTTGTCCCCGTTCTGGTCGCGGGTCGCGAGCCGTCGAGAGCGAAACGCGCGCGCGACCCGCACATCGCTAAAGTAACCGGCGGGCGCACTCGACGATCTCGGCGGAGCGCACCCGCTCGACCGGCGCCGCGAGCGAATCATAAGCGCCGCGATAAATCTGCGCTGCGATCTCCGCGTCGGCGTGTCCGGGGCGTGCCGAGCACACCACCATTGCGCGACGAGTCCGCTTCACCGATTCGACAACGGTTGTCATGTCGAGCGGATTCAATGTGCGCAGATCGATCAGCTCCGCTTCGATTCCATCCTTGGCGAGCATCTCCGCCGCGCCGATCGCCTCATGAACGCATCTCGAGTACGTGACAATCGTCAAGTCCGCGCCCTCGCGCAGCACGTTCGCCTTGCCGAACGGAAGTATCAAATCGCGGTCGCCCGGCACCTCGCCAACTGCGTCGTAGAGCGATTCGTGCTCGACGAAAATGACCGGCTGATCGCCGCGAATCGCGGATTTCAGCAATCCTTTGGCATCGGCTGGCGTCGCCGGCGCTGCGACGCGAACGGTATCCGAGTTCACGAAAAATCCTTCGACAGATTGCGCGTCCAGCGCGTCCGTTTCATCGCCGCGAAGAATCGTTACGCGAATCACGATTGGCACTTTCGCTCTGCCTTGAGCCCGCGGCCTGCTGCCCGCGGCCATCGCGAGCATAGAACTTATCGCCAGCGCGTTCGCATCGCGCGACGTCAACTCGATCACCGGCTTGAGCCCGCCGAGCGCCGCGCCGATGCCAGCGCCGACGATCGCCGCCGCCGAATTCGGCATGTCGCGCACGCGCCGATCGCCGTAAGTCGCGAGCAATCCATCGCTGACCCTGAACCCGCCGCCGAAGTAGCCGACCTCCGCGCCCATGATGAACACGCGTTCGTCGCGCTCGAGTTCTTCGCCGAGCGCCTGCCGCAATGCTTCGCGATACGAGATCTGCGCCATCGAGATTCAGTTTTTGACGGTGTCGCTTTTCGACCCCTCGAGTATTGCCTGCGCGAATTTCACCGCGTCGTCGATCGCTGCGCCAACTTCCCGATCGATGCGATCCAGTTCGGGCTCGGCGAGCGCATTTTCTGCGATCAGCCGCGCGCGCAGATTCAGAATCGGATCGCGCTCGCGCCAGATCGGCTCCTCGCGGCGCGTGTCGTAATCAGCCGCATCCGAAAACGCCGAGCTTCGATAGCGATACGTCACGGCTTCGATCAGCGACGGGCCGTCGCCTTCGCGCGCGCGCCGCGCCGTGTCAATCGTCGCGGCGTAAACCGCGATCACGTCCATCCCATCGACGCGCACGCCGGGCATCTTGTACATGTCGGCCACGCGATACAGTTCCTCCTGGCAGACGGTGTTGTCGATAAACGTCCCCATCCCGTAGAAATTGTTCTCACAGATGAACACGATCGGCAGGTTCGAGATCGACGCGAGATTGAGCGCTTGATGAAATGCTCCCTGCGCCAGCGCCTCGTCGCCGAAGATGCAGCAGACCATCGCCGGTTCACTCTTGTAGTTGAGTGCAAGCGCGAGGCCGCCCGCGATCGCGAGACCGCTCGCGCCATTCGCGCCGATGAAGAGCGTGCGATCCTCGATTGCCGGCGCCGAATCCGTGCGGCTCACAAGTTCGCTCTCGACACCCATCAATTCCGCCATCGCGGCCCGCGGATCTGCGCCGCGCGCGAGTCGATGCCCATATTCGTGATACGTCGAGACAACAATGTCGCCGCGCGCGAGCGCATGGATCGCGCCGACGCATGCCGCCTCTTCGCCCGCGTAGATTTGGCGATGACCGGCGAGCCTGCCCATCCGAAAAATCTCGTCCGCTTTGTCGTCGAAGCTGCGGACGAGCTTCATCCGCCGATAGAGCGCAAGGCACTCGCCTTCTTCGATCATCTGCGTATCGTCCTGATCGTTCTGCCTGTTCATCCTGTTCCGACGCCGCCAACCGGCGCGATCGTTTGCAATCGAATCAACTTAGCAGAAAGGGGTCCCTGTAATTTTATAGCAGTGCAGGTTCGTGTCATTTCGAGCATAGCGAGAAATCCCGGATCCGGGTTCCCTCGTCGCTTTCGCTCACTCGGGATGACACGGAATGGGTCCGCGAGACGAATCGAGATTTATCTCTTCATCTTCTTACTAACAGCGCGTAGCGCGCATCCTATCGCCCCAGGAAGCCCGAAACCCGTGAGGGGTTTCGGCCCATTAAAATTTCCACATGAAGCGGTGCCGGCTGCGACGTGAGATGCCGGCTAGTCTAGTCGAACAGTTCGCGCTGGAAGGCCGCCGCGACCGGCGAGAAGCTGCGGCGATGAATCGGCGACGGCCCGCGCTCTCTCAGCAGCGTGAAGTGCTCACTGGTGCAGTATCCCTTGTGCTGCGCGAAGCCGTAGCCGGGATAGACCGCGTCGTACTCGATCATCATGCGGTCCCGCGTCACCTTCGCCACGATCGACGCCGCCGCGATACAAAAGCTCTTGCGATCTCCGCCGACGATTCGCGTCTGCGGCAACTTGAGTCCCGGTATCAGACGCCCGTCGACCAGCACGTGACCCGGCAGATGACTCAGCGCCGCGAGCGCCCGCTCGCTCGCTCGCATCGTCGCCCAGTAGATATTCAGTCGATCGATTTC contains these protein-coding regions:
- a CDS encoding VacJ family lipoprotein: MTRCPKPAGDAGALRTLVAALIIAGFSFAAPARAQNAAPLGTPQQPSASAPLPGENNQGGYDDPLAPFNEKMFTFNLKLDDWILRPVASGYAAIAPQPVRESVGRFFENARVIPRFANNLFQLKLAEAGGEVARFGINSTLGVVGLFDPADEWFGIKEHPNDFGLTIRYYDIPTGPYVMLPVLGPSTIGDAIGIAADGAMDPISYFVPFYVSIAVSVGRKGIDAVNYRSLHLDLFEQADRYAIDLYGAVQDAYLQTRMHDVKVLHEERW
- a CDS encoding tetratricopeptide repeat protein; amino-acid sequence: MLTKRRTNLTWQIRMIALAAVFLAVAGCHRKNADDYLAQGDAAMQATKLPEAEAAYLEAIKVAPNDPRTHIALGNLYVFEHKAGPAQVEFMKVLETDPKNAATHVVLGNLFVDQNQMGSAENQFRAAVILEPERPNHHLQLAEALRKQGKLMEAEAEIRAAIGLVPKDAQAHLALGNLLAAEPGRSAEANVEYDQVRAIDAKLLPAAAVPPAPVAATAPSTMTASTSGGPAKIKPLNKLFLLTKNSSVYENPDVTSHAIGQVRRKKYVHVTGITGEFLQIKMKNGTVGFIPVSAAE
- a CDS encoding ABC transporter permease; translation: MSIVILIERLGALVLDGILQLGAFVLFLLNALFYAIVPPYKPRLLIRQIRNIGADSLFLIVLIAAFTGMVLGLQGYNALHRFGSDTALGTVVALILVRELGPVLAALMIAARAGSAMAAELGSMQATEQIDALTVMAINPIQYLVSPRVLAGIVAFPLLTSIFDVIGIWGGYVIGVDLLGAPSGPYFNGIASNLVSHDIAIGLYKALVFGVVVMWVCCYKGYYAERMATGVSRATTEAVVLSSVLILAWDYFLTSVLL
- the lipB gene encoding lipoyl(octanoyl) transferase LipB; translation: MGRTLRVASLGIVDYDAALGLQTELLEARIADEIEDTLLLLEHPHVFTLGRGADERFIVAKPDAVPIRRVSRGGQVTYHGPGQLVGYPILKLDGRARDVSKYLRSLEQAMIEALANFGIEANRREGLTGVWVGARKIGSIGVGIRRWVTYHGFALNVSTDLSFFDSIVPCGIEGCEMTSMAALKNREVSIDEFRIAMRDSFQRVFGYGSMIEMKEGNGRRDPKPHEVSGFPWR
- the lipA gene encoding lipoyl synthase; this encodes MAERRHPDWIKVRAPVSPEYFRTKSILGELKLHTVCQEACCPNIGECFSHRTATFMLMGDVCTRNCPYCAVAHGKVRPLDADEPRRIAEAVAKLGLEHVVVTSVDRDDLEDGGAAHFAATARAIKAESPAARVEVLVPDFQGSFASVETVVASPIDVYNHNIETVPSLYRNVRPGGNYARSLAVLRHAKTAARSSGKRMFTKAGVMLGLGESTTELLEVIGDLRGVGCDILTLGQYLRPSKEHIEVARYVTPAEFAELKLEALAMGFHHVEAGPLVRSSYHAWEHVN
- the cofC gene encoding 2-phospho-L-lactate guanylyltransferase: MRSILIAAKQLELAKTRLASVLPPGERIALADAMFRDVLAAATRSRIADQVAVVSSDRRLLGYARDAGALPIDEEFPRGLNAAVALASAVLKVRGANTVCTVLSDIPLTTADDIDQVFAAMPSGCGAVLVPSGDFSGTNVICRSPADVVATHFGRMSLLRHLDDCRTSDLPAKVLRLARPALDLDVITDLIEFVRAGSSTYTHNHLARLGIADH
- a CDS encoding ABC transporter ATP-binding protein, with amino-acid sequence MSDQTTNNDGSNAINVRDLRRRFGQQQVLDGVTLDIPAGQITTIVGPSGSGKTVFLKHLNLLLRPDSGQIVIDKIDVTRLRGAAVNAVREKFGMLFQAGALFDSMSVFDNVAFPLVEKTDMARSEIEHRVLETLKAVGLEGMERKYPSQMSGGMQKRAALARALVRRPKILMLDEPTTGLDPSRTGAIHDLIRRTQKNFELTAVMVSHDVPAVFEVSDRVAFLHRGKTHLNGAVDEVMAADDDVFKRFLAGKASGDENEALAG
- a CDS encoding dienelactone hydrolase family protein; translation: MASPDILTREASYKGAACEIKAFIAEPAGGGPCPAVIVIQEWWGLNDHIRDVARRFAREGYFAIAPDLYSRQGNKVAAEPNLAAELMGGLKKEDGIADLKSTLTWMRAQKQTQQSRIGVTGYCMGGSYAMLLPCESKEISASAPFYGEIPSDEKLRDLGCPIFYAYGENDGWIQRADVDRLAAALKKFSKAGEVKVYDGCSHGFFNDTRTDVYAPGEAKDAWERTLKLFKANLSG
- a CDS encoding outer membrane lipid asymmetry maintenance protein MlaD; translated protein: MYASRTTQFIVGIFAILGIVALAILSFSLGKISLVEQPGYTLYANFDNIAGLKTGNQIELAGVEIGKVAKIGLHDARARVALRIQKGVQIDNDAIAGVKSAGLLGDKYVSIALGPGDKILKDGDIIRETQSSFVLEDAIGQVINNIGSGGGSKESEQGADKSPPAEKPAPTAKEKGK
- a CDS encoding phospholipid-binding protein MlaC, which produces MNTQSSNSPRFPRSINPRGATLTLLLILVVATILPIASARAAVDPITTVQNTVNQSLTVLRDKQTPLAQRQDQLRSIVAGTFEFTEMGKSALGYHWRQITPEQQKEFTSVFVSFIQDSYLSKISDYRGPDYQVNFLGARSDGPGFAQVNTDIIRAGKDPIHVNYRLQKQGDEWKIYDVTVDAISIIANYRNQFNRVMNNQGYATLINDLKGKQASLAARLATR